AAAACactaacatttcataatcacatattatacatacatatatcgTAAGTCATATAGCATACAAACTTACGTACTTTCATACAAATCATAACATGACATATGGTTTAAGGATAACATATATTCCTTAACATACCTCCTAAACTTATTCATATATCTTTACGTGCTGAAACTTATACTTTTCTGGCTCCATACGATGCCTACGAACCTAAGTTTCAAGTCCCTTAAACAGTCCCTAACCAGGCCTTCAAATTTGGCAACAAGGCCCACACAACCCAAAAACCTagcccgtgtggtccacacTATCTACCAAACGGCctgacacatggccgtgtggcactGGGTAGTTTTCAAAAACAACccttgtttcaaaattttttcgaGTTTCTTTCGAGTTTAAGGATCATTTTCAAACACCTGATGATAATTCGATCACCCACACAAGAATCACACTCCAAATCCTACACAAAACACCCAAACACATCGATTTACATCGATTTTCATATCAGTTAAACCCATAATTACACcgaaaaaaattccaaaattcaaCGTTCGAGCATTTACCACAAACATAACAACAACCAAAGCCAATTAAACGAACTTAATTCATTGGAGGTTCATttacaagaaagaaagaatattgtTTCAAATCAAAAACTCCAAAAACCTCCAATAATAGTTCAATAATGAATACTTGCACAATGACCGATTGGTAATCAATTAACACGTCGAAACAAAAAAATACCCGAGCTGGTTAAATTCTTGAAGCAATCGAAAGAAGAAGAGAGACAAAAGGAGAGCAAAGAAAGCAAAgtaagaagagaaaagaaaaaatataatgtgacatgagaaaaatatttgggAAAAACGACAAGAGAaacaaaattttgtgaaaacccatttttttatttggataataattatttaaaaaatccaaatcaataAAACTTCTCACTCCTCACAACTACCCAACAAATCAGATACACATCCCTAAAGTTACTCccatagaaaaaaattatatccaaACTCCTCCATTTAAGTAACATAATCAAGAATTAGCAAAAATAACTACATATTGCTTGCACAAGGGCTCGATCACAGGACCAACGAGTTTATAGAAGCTCAACCACTGAACCAACCCAATTCTCTTATCAAAAATTAacgaaattaaaagataaacccAACGAATTAAATTGGGCataattcaaaatgaaattagaaaatcTCAAAACATGGGAATCGAACTCATGATTTAAAACAGGCATGCAAAGCACTTAACCACCAAACCAAAACAGATTATTTAACAAGCTTACGAAATTAAAATCTAAGAAATTTTGGGGTGTACAACTCTcccctccttaaagaaatttcgacCATGAAATTTACCTGCTCAAAGAGATGAGGATACTGCTGAAGCATCAAACCCTTAGGCTCCCAAGTGGCTTTCTTGGAACCATGATTCTGCCAAAGTACTTTAACCAAAAGAATGGTCTTTCTTTTCAAAACATTAACCTTATGCTCCAAAATCTGTATCAACTCCTCCTTATAGGGAAAATTTGGCCTTAACTCAATCTCCTCCACTGGAACCACATGCGAAGGATCAGATCGATAACGTCTCAGCATAAACATGTGGAAGACGTCATGGATGTGATACAACTCCAGAGGCAACTCAAGCTGATAAGAAACTGGCCCAACTCAACTCAAAATCTGATACGGCCCACTGAATCGAGGGCTtaacttgcccttacgaccaAACCTGAGAACTTTTTTCCAAGAAGACACCTTAAAGAAGACATGGTCCCCTACTTCATACTCAATCTCTCGCCTTTTAAGGTCCGCGTACGATTTCTTTCTATCAGAAGCGGCCTTAAGTCGATCTCGAATCAGACGAACTTTATCCTCAGTCTCAGCCACTAACTCGAGACCCAAGACTTTCCTTTCTCCCAACTCAGTCGAACAAAGTGAAGTGCAACATTTCTTACCATAAATAGCCTCATAGGTCACCATTTGAATGCTAGATTGAAAGATATTATTATAAGCTAATTCAACCAGCAACAAAAACTACTCTCAACTCTCTCGAAAACCAATCACACAGCTccgaagcatatcttccaaaatctgaattACTCTCTCGGACTAGCCATTAGCTTGAGGATGAAAGGCCATGCTAAAATCCAGCCGCGTATCCAAAGCTTCATATAACTTCTGCTAAAAACAGGAAGTAAAACGAGGATCCCGATCTGAAATGATAGATACTGGAACCCCATGAAGTTtgacaatctcagaaacataaaGCTTCACCAGCATTTACAAAGAGTAGTAAAACCTAACTAAAATGAAGTGTGTAGACTTAGTTAAGCAATCCAAAATAAACCAATCCGAATCCTTCTTAGTGAGTGTTgaaggcaacccactaacgaaatcCATAGTCAACTGTTCCCATTTCCATAATGTAATCTTAACGGGTTGAAGCAATCCAGGAGGAAGTTGATGCTCAGTCTTAACCTACTGGCACATCAAGCAATAAGACACAAAATCGGTTACCTCACGTTTTAGCCCAGGCTACCAATACAAGTCAAGGAGGTCACGATACATCTTATCACCACCGAGATGTATAGCTTAAGAGCTACTATGCACTTCCTATAGAATAGATTGTCTTAAATCCACATCCTTAGGCACATAGATACGACCCCAAAAACACAAGATACCATCACCATTATACCTAAAATTCATAGTCTTACCCTCATTCATCTGTTAAACCTGACTAATCAAAGATTCATCCAAAACTTGATTACTTTTAACCACATCCAACAAAGACGGCTTATCCTGCAACTCTGCTAGAATCTCATtgtcatcaaataaacttaggcGAGCAAAAATCGCCCTCAAATTAGTCATAGATCTTCGACTAGTGCATCGGCTACCATGTTGCCATTACCGGGATGGTACTCAATCTAataatcataatccttaagcaacttGATTCAACTAggctgcctaagattcaacttTTTCTGAGTTATAAGGTACTTAAGACTCTGATAGTCGATGTAGATGATGCACCTCTCACCGCACAAATAATGTCTCTAAATCTTAAGTGCAAAAACAACTACAACAAGCTCAAGGTCATGAGTCGAATAATTACCCTCGTGCTGCTTAAGTCGCCTAGACACATAAGCAACCACCTTACCTTCTTGCATCTATACACAACCCAAACTAGTATGCGAAGCATCATTATAAACAACAAACTCCTTTTTAGGTTtagattgaatcaaaatagGTGTCTGAGTCAAAACcgacttgagcttctcaaagctcgcTTGTTGTTCAATAGCCCAAACAAATGGAGCATTCTTACATAACAACTTAGTCAAAGGTGTTGCTATCAAAGAAAACCCCTCAAAAAATCTCTGATAGTATCCCGCGAAACCCAGCAAACTCCGAAGCTCAATCACATTCCTAGGTTACTTCCAATCCAGAATAACCTTTATCTTCTTAGGATCCACTCAGATAGCCTCACCAGAAATCACATGCCCCAAAAGCATAACCTCACCTAACCAGAACTAGCATACACTTAACTTAGCATACAGTTCTTTTTCACGAAGAATCTGAAGAACTGTTCAAGACGCCTATCATGCTTGTCCTCAGTCTTAGAATATACCAAAATGTTGTCGATAAACACTACGACGAACTGATCTAGATAAGTCTAAAAAACTCGGTTCATAAGGCCCATGAATGCCGCTAGAGCATTAGtaaaccaaaaggcatgacAAGGAACTCGTAATGCCCATATCGAGTCCTAAAGGCAGTTTTATGCACATGGACTTCCTTAACTTTCAACTGATGGTACCTAGAACGAAGACTAATTTTCGAGAAAACTGAGGCCCCATGAAATTTATCGAATAGATCATCAATCATTAGAAGTGGGTACTTAATCTTTATCgccaatttattcaattgacgATAATCCACACACATCCTCTTGGAACCCTCCTTTTTCTTAAGAAAAGGAACTGGTACTCCCCATAGGCAGACACTAGGTTGAATAAACCCTTTATCCAAAAGATCCTAAAGTTGTAACTTACGTTCCTTCAACTCCTTAGGTGTCATTCGATATGGAGTGATGGACACTGGAGCTATACCTAATAATAACTCAATTCCGAACTCAACCTTCCTATCAGGAGGTAATCTCGGCAACTCCTCAGGGAAAATGTCTAGAAAATCTTTAATAGTACAAATCTCTTGCACAACCGAACCCACACTATTCGTGTCATGCACATAAGTCAAATGTGCATCACAACCTTTATGAATTACCTTTTTAGCCACCAGAGTGAAGATTACGTGTGAGAGATAATCTCAACGCTCGTCAACCACCACAACCTCCACATCATCTCCAACCATGAAGGTCACTCTCTTAGACTCACAATCCAAACCAACCCAATGCTCCACTAACCAATTCATACCCAAAATTATGTCAAACCCCCCAAACGAAAACTCCATCAAATTAGCAAGGAGCACATAACCCTGAAACTCAAGTAAACACCTCCTATATACTTAACTAACTCGAACAGATTGACCCAAAGGACTAATCACAGAAAGTTCACAACTAGTGTCCTTAGCCAAAATCCCTAGATTACCCGCTATATTGCTAGATACATAAGAGTGCGTAGATCTAGAATCAGTCAGTGCAAAATAAGGTAAAGAACGTATAGAAACCGTACCGATAATCACATCAGACACACCTCTATCTTTACGGTGACTCACTGCACCTCTGTTTTCATGGTGTTTCGCCTTAGCCTGAACCACACCTTTACTCGGTGTTCTCTGACCACATCTACCACCGTTACCCCTTCTCATTTGACCATGGACCCTAGTAGGCTACTGACCAGCCCTTTAAGGCAAAATCTAACCCTGAACTGAAGCTCACCCTAGCTCAATAGACCCACAACTAAAACAAGCCTCAGTCCTCCTCCAACATTTGCCTAAATGATGCCTATTAAAATACCCACAAATCGGTGCATGCTCATCTCTAATAGCAAACTCAACTCTGACAGTTAGCTCTACCTACGAAGGTCTTTCATACCTAGCCCATTTCATAGGCCACTGAGAAGAACTAGAAGGATCCGCATCCCTTTTGTTCTTATTCTGATTCTTCTCTCTCTCCCAATTCTCGTGCttaacctcttccataatcttTACCTTGTCCACAAAGATTGCAAAAACCTGCTCTCTCCAAGAAGTTACCAGAGCCCTAAGGTCATACCTCAAACTCTCCTCAAAGTGAACACTCTTGTCGTAGTTAGTAGCCTCCAACCCACGAGCATACCTATTCAATCTTAAGAACTCtgcctcatactcggccactgcTTTATCACCTTGAGTAAACCCTATAAACTCGCATCTACGAGCCTCTACATAGGTTGCCTCCACATACTTACCCTTGAAGGCATTCCGGAAGTAATCCCAAGTCAGTTACTCAAGTTTGGTGCCCTTCTACACAATCAACCACCACTGATATGTTTCGTTGCGAACCAGGGATACTGCACCTTTCAATTTCTTCTCAGGAGTGCAGTCTAAGTCATTTATTATCCTTTCTATGGCCTCTTACCAATATTTAGTCACAGTTGGGGTGACTCTAGTGACGCCCGTAAACAATTCAGCTCCATTGGATCGGAGTCTTTCAGTTACCAACCTTGGCTCTTAGTTCCAGATCTAGTATAGGTCCCAACAATCCTTTCAAAAACCCTCAACATTGCTAAGGACGGCGCGTCATTCCAAACAGCCTTAGTAGTCAGAGTTCCAATAGCCTCACTTGTATCTAATTGGGGCATACTGCCCATCGAAAAAACctttgtaacactcctaactcGTATTCatcgtcggaatagggttatgaagcattactagagtttaagtttcaaaactatcaaaatttaaaacatttaattcacaacatcaatcaatgtaaaaccaaataatgacatacatattgtcccttttaCGAGCCttcaaggccctaaaaacacattagaaacaagtcgggactaaaccagaatcatataaaatttttcagGAAAGggtgaaaaatttcaaaactgcaggggtcacacaaccatgaaactcacacggctgagagacacgcctgtgtctcaagctgtgtggacattcgaagtagggacacacggttgtgtcccgacccgtgtccgtgcccatgtaactctctaacttgggtcacaccaCCAAGctacacgcctgtgtgccaggccgtgtacccttcgaaatgcaacctttaaaaacctataGGGAAAGATGGTCGTATCACAtagctgtgtgtcacacacggctgagacacacgcccatgtctctggTCGTTTGGATGAAAAATAGACCATTTCTAAGCAAATTTTCTCACCTAATCATTTATACACCCTATAAATAATTTTCCACATATAATTAAGCATCCTAAAGTGCACCAAACCATGCAACAACAAGCTATCCAAACAaagtatattttcatacaaccaatatgccaaaaaggcacctcaatcacaataattaaacatgtatacaCATATGCATAGATTAACCAAAACTTACCACTttgttcacatatcaaattcataTCCAAATTATCCAATTGAccatttattattcataaacTAATCATTAGCACAATTAGCCACATATATCATCTATAACCAATAAACCAAAGAACCACAATCAAAGATATCAAAGGATGACTTATAATATACATTTTTAACTACCATTTTAACTTTCATCATTTACTCACCACAACACCAAATTAACAACCATTATAAGGCCATCTAAATGAAACAAATCTCACCATATCTAGATGGTTCCAACAATCAACATGTATACaaaccatatttcaatcatgcacatCTAATCAAAACCTTACAAAAGcataccatatcttgaccatgttgaggtcaattcatcatatatcactttggccattcaaacatgctttgacacattatcaaattaacacatatcaacaagGCACCAAATGTACCAAGGCTATATcacccaaaatgacatatacatgccaaactcatcaattaaTATTCAACTAATCATTAaccataagtccacctatacatgccattataaccttaaccaagacattaaaatctactgatataattgctagatagtgtgatagatctccgatgaACTTCacacccgatcgagcttccgataatctgaaaagcaaaggaaaaaaaactacGTAAACAATGAacgcttagtaagctcgtataaaatttagtcatatcaatccatttcaagtatgaaacttatacatatcaagaataatcctatACCAATACCGCAagattcatgaaaccatattcaacaactcacagagtgaataaatccatagtATCACATATACACATcatccctagcatagtaggattttataaaactttaaaccctttcaaattttcttactttcacttgcatttcattactttccattttatttactttctttagcttaaatatcaatatcaatttaACTCGtcattccctttttcatcattttacacttcaagtatgaacttactatttcattaccattCCACacccatttcatatgcataacacataagacataagcatatcatcaaccatagccacaagctagtgcatttaagcataattcttttgaaattaaccacatgataaaccattttataagaaattacataatttaaacattaccactctttcatgagcacaagcatattttcatttggccacttaccattttaatgcataacttataagtaaGCATAATACTATCCAACCAATTGCTTAGCACAttcctaagcatcaaacaacaacacatgttagcatacttgaacatatttcatatgagTTCAACATGGATAACCATAATACTTGAATATAACTCAATTGGATATAACATCCTTCATAACATAACATGCTTTCCATATATCTCatcatttcaatgtatttcataTATTCATGTATTTGCTCATATTGAAcatttatcttttcctttccaaatcatgcccattgaaccgtttagaatacTGTTGGGTACctgggatagctcacacaaagtgtacaAACTCATATAACTGTGTTCCGTCAAATTCTGTACATATATGCTTACACGAGCTGTAAATCAGTATGGTTACATGAGCTGTGAATCAATATGCTCACCCAAGCTGTGAAAatgggtctactcacacaagttgtggGTTGAAACGTAGCTACatgatgctactcacacaagccggggagtatccacaacacatgccaaacctcagccatcggtatgacgttcaagaccagcactcgaatcatgtaaaccctaatgacaagtcatttgtatcctacgaattcttaaggCTCAAATAGGGCTCAGTAGTCATCATACGCCATTGGATTTACGTCCTTTCATTACAAGATAAATTGCATACTAAGGCATATATctatattgatttaattagaatataatcacatattaactttcaatttaatcaaaattttatacaatacagttcatacgaacttacctagctaaCTTGCAAAAATACCAAAGTTTAAGGGCATACAGATTGTCATTcaacttattattaatttagacaggaaaacaataaatttcatgcaatttagtcaattttgaCATCTTTACtaaattacccctaaagtttctttcattcaatttagtccctgagccttaCCGAATACTCATGGCATCCAATAAAGCACATTATAGCAAAAATTTCACAccaaatccttgtacttttcctattttaacaatttagtccctaattagaaaattcatcaaaaatcacttaacaaaatacttttaaatatcaactaatatttcaaattcatcatttaacaccAAGAATCACTATATTCATAAATGGAAACATTCgtaatctttaacagtttcaaaatcgaaggtatggGCTaattggacctagttgcaacgatctcaaaaatataaaaattattgaaaacagGGCTAAAACGGACTTACATGCATCATCAAAAGGTAAGCAAAAGCTGCAAGGTCTTCCATGGAGTTTTTCTCCTTTCAAAATCGGTGAAGAAGACTTAAGatgatgataaaatattttggttttattttattataatatattatcaaattaccatattaaccttagttaatagttaaataaaacatcaaattcatgtccattattGTCCACTAATACCTTGaatagtctaattaccatttaagtcccttttcctttactcaattaaccatttaattactcaaatcaaatagtgatcaacttttatatcttttacgatttcatccttttaattaattaactatcgaaacgttaaaatttttcaacgaaactttaataccaccttaatgaaattctataaatacttataaaaatatttacggctcaatttatagaaacgaggtcccaatacctcattttctaaaaccacttgaccttaaggtcttaccacttgaacttaataaatcgcttatataacataatttatcaaatcaaaaacctttttaaaaccatgtttaacttgtaaatattaaataataatatttaaaaacttacTCGTCAAATTGGTGACCCCGAAACCACTAAAAAATGAACTGTTATAAGCTTAGCCAGAGTCCCTTAGTGGCAACCACCATGCCCATGGGTACCACATCCACGAGAACCACGAGTGCTCATTGTCTTAtgtataatatttcaaaattttatgtaatcaGTTTAAGCTTTAAAccttaatcttaattttttatcgAAAAAGGTCGTTTCTTATACTAAACTATCACATGCAGAATATCTGTAACGCAAAGCTAAAGTTTAGAGTTCTTACTTGGATCAGCGTCAGAGTCTCGGTTTCACTtatccaaaaattcaaaaatcatttcaataaaattccagtttaaaataaaaatttatttcttaaattattttggaCCAAAAAATAAAGAGCTGAGTTTTGTAACCTACctctgataccaccaaatgtaacaccccatactcggCCTAGCCGTTACGGTCAGATTATGGAGATTACATCGTACACACAAAGCAacaaatgtttaattttgatgaaaatcaTTTTCAGCGAAAAGATAGTTCAATTTGGTTAACTTTTTGtaaaacatagaaatttttgTAATCACATCTTGAAAGTACTACTaaattcaaaaccaatttatttgaaaacatt
The nucleotide sequence above comes from Gossypium raimondii isolate GPD5lz chromosome 13, ASM2569854v1, whole genome shotgun sequence. Encoded proteins:
- the LOC128036185 gene encoding uncharacterized protein LOC128036185 codes for the protein MTNLRAIFARLSLFDDNEILAELQDKPSLLDVVKSNQVLDESLISQVKTEHQLPPGLLQPVKITLWKWEQLTMDFVSGLPSTLTKKDSDCFMFLRLSNFMGFQYLSFQIGILVLLPVFSRSYMKLWIRGWILAWPFILKLMASPRDIQMVTYEAIYGKKCCTSLCSTELGERKVLGLELVAETEDKVRLIRDRLKAASDRKKSYADLKRREIEYEVGDHVFFKLELPLELYHIHDVFHMFMLRRYRSDPSHVVPVEEIELRPNFPYKEELIQILEHKVNVLKRKTILLVKVLWQNHGSKKATWEPKGLMLQQYPHLFEQEDNGEAPWRFTRFYGAYVESQRKESWNLLRRLKVDNQPPCSNGNAGKTE